The DNA sequence ATGAAGCAGGCGTCCACTGTCGCCGGAGGATTCGGTGCGGGTGTGGCCAACACCTTGTTTCTCGGGGGGCTGGAGACCCGCTCGATCTTTCCCTCTCCTGAGATATCCCATTATCTCCGGCTGGTGAAGGTGTCCGGCCTCCCCCACGAGTTCATTCAGGTCGCCGGCCCGATTCCGATGCATCTGACCATGCGCGATCCCGCGGGTAATGAAACGGAGTTCAAGGACTCCCCCATGCCGCTTGATGCCTCGCAGCTGGCCATGCTCCGGGACCTGGTGGTACGGCAGGCAGAAGAAGCCACCTGGGTGCTGTTGGGTGGTCAACTTCCCGCCATTGCGCCGGCAGCATGGTTCGTGGATGTGGTACGTTCCTTGACCCTGTACCACTCGAATGTGCGTGTGGCGATCGCAACAACCGGTGCTCCGCTGCGCGCGGTCATCCGCCAGCTGGCGGCCTCCCAGCCCGATCTGCTGTTCCTGACAGGTGAAGACCTGGAGGCCAGCTGCGGGATGGAACCCGGTGTGCTCAGGGCGGCATGGAGAGCCGGAGACAGCAGCATGGTCGTGGAAGCGGCCCGGACTGTGATCGCCAAGGGCATCTCCGAGCTGTTGGTCACCATCACCCGCGACGAAGCCCTCCTGATCACCGGGGACCATGCCTATCTGTCCAAGTTCACCGGTGAACCCGGCAAGCAGGGAATCTCCTGGCGGGAATCCTTCGTGGCTGGTTTCCTCTCCGCAGCTGAGCAGGGGCGCAGCCCGGAGGAACAGCTGACCTACGCCGTGGCCTACGCCAATGCCCCGGGCAGCGAATGGGACAATTTCGTTCCCACCCCGGATCAGGTGAACACGGAACTGGTCCACACCGTCGAATACCGTTGATAACATCCTCCGGTGTCACCGGAGGATGTGCTCATCACCTTGAATCAGCCGCCGCGCGGAGAATGGCTCGAACAGCATCACGTGCCTCGGCGGCCCCCTCAGAATCAAGTGCCACCTCAGCTGCTTTCCGGCAGGTGCCCAGATCAACCTCAGCGAGCTGTGCCCCCACTGCTGCAAGCGCAGATGAAGCTGCGGACAGTGAATTGACTCCGAACCCTGTGAGCACGACCGCCAGCAGCGGGTCGGCGGCGGCCTCACCACAGATCCCCACTGGAACATCCTGGCGTTGTCCCTCATCACAGGTCATCTTGATGAGCCGGAGGACCGCTGGCTGCCAGGGGTCGGTCAGGTAGGCCAGTTCCGGGGACATGCGATCCGCCGCCATCGCGTACTGGGTGAGGTCATTGGTGCCAATGGACACAAAATCGAGATGGGGCATGATCTTATCCGCCATCAGCGCCACAGCTGGAACCTCAACCATGGCACCGGCGATCAGACCGCGTTCACGGCACAGCTCAGCAAACCACTTCGCCTCATCCGCGGTGGCCACCATCGGTGCCATCACCCAGGTGGGTGCTTCATATCCGCGGCCCAGATCGGTGGCGGCCTTGGCCACCGCGTCCAACTGGCGGGTCATCAGCCCGGTGTTCTCACGTGCAATACGCAGACCACGGACGCCGAGGGCCGGGTTCATTTCATCAGGCATCGATGTGAACGGGACGGGTTTGTCAGAACCTGCATCCAGCGTGCGCACGACCACTTTGGACTCAGGGAATGCTTCGAGAACCTGGGAGTAGATGTGTGCCTGCTCCTCCACGGAGGGTTCTTCAGTCGCGGAGAGGAAGCACAGTTCCGTGCGGAAGAGCCCGATTCCTTCTGCCTCCGTGTCCGCTGCGGTCTGTGACGTGGCACCATCCTGCACGTTGGCTAAGAGCTGGACGCGGTGTCCATCACTGGTCTGGGCGGGCCCCCGCCACTCAGCGATCCTGGCTGCCTGTTCTATGGATTCCTCCACCTGGGCGAGTGCGTCGGCTTCGTCTGCGTCAAGAACAATGGTGCCGAGGGAGCCGTCGATGAGCACTTTCGTTCCGGACTCGATCGTGGAGATGGTTCTGCCCGCGGCGACGATGCAGGGCACATTGAGTTGACGTGCGATGATCGCGGTGTGGCTGGTGGGGCCACCCAATTCAGTGACCAGCCCCACGAAGAGATCAGTGTCCAGAGCAGCGGTGTCTGCAGGAGACAGATCATCAGCGAAGAGGATCACCTGGCCTTCCACATCGGGGAGGCCGGGTTCCGGCTCACCGCGCAGCTCGGCAATCACACGGTCCCGGATATCCCGGAGATCCGTGGTGCGCTCGGCGATGATCCCCCCGGCTTTCTCGAACATCACGATGAACTTGTCGGTGGCGGCGACCACCGCATATTCAGCCGGGTGCCCTTGTCTGACCCCCTTGGCCACAGCCTTGCGCCAACCGCGGTCATTGACCATGCCCGCGGTGGCTTTCAACACTTCTGCCGCCGCGCCGCTGGCCACCTCGGAGCGCGCCAGCAGGCGATCTGCCACGATCTCCGCTGCCGTGTCAAAGCGTGCCTGTTCGTGCTCACGCACCTCTTCGGCGATTACTGCGCCAGCCTCGGGCAGTTCCGGCCTCGAGCTGATCCACACCGCACGCGCGTAGCGGATACCGCCCACGACTCCGGCGCCTTTAAATACAGTGCCATGACTCACATCAGCCACGTTAGCCACCTGCCCTCACAGTTGTGATTTCCCTTTTTACCAGATCACCATAAAATCAACAGTTACGCAACAAAACCAACATAAAAAGATTGACAAACAAACACGTAACAACATAAATTAAGGAAAGCGGGTCACAGAACCAGAAACACTGAGACCCACACCACATGCCATGATCCCTGATGGGCACCTGGCGCCCCGTGGGTCACCCTACATCATAGTGACCCAGGCTACATTTCGGGCTGGGTAACTCAACCACCCAGCGGAAACGTCGGATACCCGACGATTCCCACGCATCATTATTTTAAGTCTAGGCCCAGAATTCGAACCAGACCCCCGGAGGTGGACGTGGTCTCTGTGCATAGGCGCCAGGAGGAGATTGTTTCCCTCCTGTCCCCGACAGGAAGAGTCGGCGTGGAGCTGCTCGCCCGGCATTTCGATGTCACATCGGAAACCATCAGGCGGGACCTCCGTGCGCTGGAGAAGCTCGGACTTGTCCAACGGGTACATGGCGGTGCCATCACACCGGAGGTGACACAACCATCGTCTCGCCCACAGGAGGTCAAGGGGTATCCACCGACCGCCGACATGATCGCCCTCGCAAGATCAGCAGTCGCGCTGATCCGACCTGATACGCGAAGCATCTTCCTTGACTCCGGACCCACCGGCGTCGCCCTGGCAACCGTATTGGGAGAAATCTCCGAGGGAGGTAACTGGACAGTCGTGACCACCTCCCCCCTCGCCGGCATCGTGCTCGCCAGAAAAGATATGCCCCGCATCGGGATGGTGGGCGGGCGGTTATCCGCTCAAAGCCAGTCCCTCACCGGCAGTCGGGCGGTGGAAATGATTGGCGCACTGCGTGCCGAGATCGCTTTCATCTTCCCCGACGGTCTGGTGGATGGTCACAGTCTGACCAGCCTTGATCCGGAAGCCGGAGCGACCCGGCGCGCCATGATCACCAGCTCTTCCTTTACTGTTCTCGTTTATCCCGAGGCGTCCCTCCGGCAACAGCGCGGAGTTACTTTCGGCCACATCAGCGAGGCTGATGTCCTGGTCACGGATGCCGATATCAATGATCCGACTCTATTATTCCTGTCCACTAGCGATCTCCAGGTGGTTATCCCTTGATTGTCACATTCACCCCCAACCCCAGCATCGATTCCACGCTCACCCTCGGCGGGGAGCTGTTAAAAGGTGCGGTCCAACGACTGGAGTCCGTGACGGCGGTGGCCGGCGGCAAGGGCATCAATGTGGCTCATGCCGTGCACCTGGCCGGAGTGGAGACCACCGCCATTTTCCCGGCGGGCCGCCTGGATCCCTTCGTGCCCCTGGTTCAGGAGATCGGTTTCCCGATCAGGACGGTGCGCATCTCCACCAACGTCCGAACGAACACCACCGTCACCGAACCGGACGGCACCACAACCAAACTCAACGGTCCGGGCGCAGCTCTTGGGCGCGAGCATGTTGAGATGCTTGAACAAACGCTTATCGACGCCCTCGTGCCCGACGTCTCCTGGGTTGTCCTGGCCGGGTCGCTCCCTCCGGGAGCTCCCCTTGACTGGTACTCCCGTTTGACGGCTCTCATCCATGACACACGAGCCGATGTCCGGGTGGCGGTCGACACCTCCGATGCCCCGCTGCAGGAACTGGGCAGGCATCTGGGAGTTCCGGGCGCCGCCCCGGACCTGATCAAACCCAATGGTCTGGAGCTCGGGCAGCTGGTCGGTGTGGACGGCCGGGATCTTGAGGATCGTGCCCGTCGCGGTGATTACTCCCCCATCATCGATTCAGCCTCGCGTCTGGTCGAACGCGGTATTGAGCAGGTTCTGATCACCCTCGGTGAGGCGGGCGCTGTACTCGTCAATGCTGAAGGCGCCTGGGTGTCCACCACCCCGGAGATCACCGTGGTGTCCACGGTGGGTGCAGGTGACTGCGCCCTCGCCGGTTTTGTTCTCGCCCGCCAGAAGGGGATGGACATCCCCGAGGCGGTACTCCAGGCGGTGTCCTACGGATCGGCCGCCACGTCGCTGCCGGGCAC is a window from the Corynebacterium faecale genome containing:
- a CDS encoding 1-phosphofructokinase, yielding MILTVTASPYLLSTNDLESTIDIGGANAMKQASTVAGGFGAGVANTLFLGGLETRSIFPSPEISHYLRLVKVSGLPHEFIQVAGPIPMHLTMRDPAGNETEFKDSPMPLDASQLAMLRDLVVRQAEEATWVLLGGQLPAIAPAAWFVDVVRSLTLYHSNVRVAIATTGAPLRAVIRQLAASQPDLLFLTGEDLEASCGMEPGVLRAAWRAGDSSMVVEAARTVIAKGISELLVTITRDEALLITGDHAYLSKFTGEPGKQGISWRESFVAGFLSAAEQGRSPEEQLTYAVAYANAPGSEWDNFVPTPDQVNTELVHTVEYR
- the ptsP gene encoding phosphoenolpyruvate--protein phosphotransferase — translated: MADVSHGTVFKGAGVVGGIRYARAVWISSRPELPEAGAVIAEEVREHEQARFDTAAEIVADRLLARSEVASGAAAEVLKATAGMVNDRGWRKAVAKGVRQGHPAEYAVVAATDKFIVMFEKAGGIIAERTTDLRDIRDRVIAELRGEPEPGLPDVEGQVILFADDLSPADTAALDTDLFVGLVTELGGPTSHTAIIARQLNVPCIVAAGRTISTIESGTKVLIDGSLGTIVLDADEADALAQVEESIEQAARIAEWRGPAQTSDGHRVQLLANVQDGATSQTAADTEAEGIGLFRTELCFLSATEEPSVEEQAHIYSQVLEAFPESKVVVRTLDAGSDKPVPFTSMPDEMNPALGVRGLRIARENTGLMTRQLDAVAKAATDLGRGYEAPTWVMAPMVATADEAKWFAELCRERGLIAGAMVEVPAVALMADKIMPHLDFVSIGTNDLTQYAMAADRMSPELAYLTDPWQPAVLRLIKMTCDEGQRQDVPVGICGEAAADPLLAVVLTGFGVNSLSAASSALAAVGAQLAEVDLGTCRKAAEVALDSEGAAEARDAVRAILRAAADSR
- a CDS encoding DeoR/GlpR family DNA-binding transcription regulator, translated to MHRRQEEIVSLLSPTGRVGVELLARHFDVTSETIRRDLRALEKLGLVQRVHGGAITPEVTQPSSRPQEVKGYPPTADMIALARSAVALIRPDTRSIFLDSGPTGVALATVLGEISEGGNWTVVTTSPLAGIVLARKDMPRIGMVGGRLSAQSQSLTGSRAVEMIGALRAEIAFIFPDGLVDGHSLTSLDPEAGATRRAMITSSSFTVLVYPEASLRQQRGVTFGHISEADVLVTDADINDPTLLFLSTSDLQVVIP
- a CDS encoding 1-phosphofructokinase, with the translated sequence MIVTFTPNPSIDSTLTLGGELLKGAVQRLESVTAVAGGKGINVAHAVHLAGVETTAIFPAGRLDPFVPLVQEIGFPIRTVRISTNVRTNTTVTEPDGTTTKLNGPGAALGREHVEMLEQTLIDALVPDVSWVVLAGSLPPGAPLDWYSRLTALIHDTRADVRVAVDTSDAPLQELGRHLGVPGAAPDLIKPNGLELGQLVGVDGRDLEDRARRGDYSPIIDSASRLVERGIEQVLITLGEAGAVLVNAEGAWVSTTPEITVVSTVGAGDCALAGFVLARQKGMDIPEAVLQAVSYGSAATSLPGTTIPRPDQITSVGAEVRKVI